Proteins from a single region of Haloplanus sp. GDY1:
- a CDS encoding ATP synthase subunit A — MSQADTTVREDGIIESVSGPVVTAVDLDARMNDVVYVGDEGLMGEVIEIEGEITTIQVYEETSGVGPGEPVENTGDPLTVDLGPGLLDTIYDGVQRPLDVLESKMNSAFLDRGVDAPGIDLEKEWEFTPEVEEGDEVGRGDIIGTVPETVTIEHKVLVPPDALDEDETAEIVAIESGEFTVDETVAELDTGEEIRMRQEWPVREARPAGEKQTPTEPLLTGQRVQDGLFPIAKGGTAAIPGPFGSGKTVTQQQLAKWSDADIVVYIGCGERGNEMTEVIEDFPELPDPQTGNPLMARTTLIANTSNMPVAARESCVYTGITIAEYYRDMGYDVALMADSTSRWAEAMREISSRLEEMPGEEGYPAYLAARLSQFYERAGYFDNINDTEGSISVVGAVSPPGGDFSEPVTQNTLRIVKCFWALDADLAERRHFPSINWNESYSLYREQLDPWFKENVAEDWPDVRQWAVDVLDEEGELQEIVQLVGKDALPEDQQLTLEVARYIREAWLQQNAFHDVDTYCEPDKTYLILTTIKTFNDEAFDALEAGVPVEEITDIEALPRINRIGVQEDYEEYMDELKDDITEQLRELY, encoded by the coding sequence ATGAGTCAGGCAGACACGACCGTCCGAGAGGACGGGATCATCGAAAGCGTGAGTGGTCCGGTCGTGACCGCCGTCGATCTCGACGCCCGAATGAACGACGTCGTCTACGTGGGCGACGAAGGGCTGATGGGCGAAGTCATCGAGATCGAGGGCGAGATCACGACCATTCAGGTGTACGAAGAGACCTCGGGCGTCGGCCCCGGCGAACCCGTCGAGAACACGGGCGACCCGCTGACGGTCGACCTGGGGCCGGGGCTGCTGGACACCATCTACGACGGCGTCCAGCGCCCCCTCGACGTCCTCGAGAGCAAGATGAACAGCGCGTTCCTCGACCGCGGGGTCGACGCGCCCGGGATCGACCTCGAGAAGGAGTGGGAGTTCACTCCCGAGGTCGAGGAGGGCGACGAGGTCGGCCGCGGCGACATCATCGGCACCGTCCCCGAGACGGTGACCATCGAGCACAAGGTGCTCGTCCCGCCGGATGCCCTCGACGAGGACGAAACGGCCGAGATCGTCGCCATCGAGTCCGGCGAGTTCACCGTCGACGAGACGGTGGCCGAACTCGACACCGGCGAGGAGATCCGGATGCGCCAGGAGTGGCCGGTGCGCGAGGCGCGCCCCGCCGGCGAGAAGCAGACGCCGACCGAGCCGCTCCTGACGGGCCAGCGGGTGCAGGACGGCCTGTTCCCCATCGCGAAAGGCGGGACGGCGGCGATTCCGGGACCCTTCGGGTCCGGGAAGACCGTCACCCAGCAGCAACTCGCCAAGTGGTCCGACGCGGACATCGTCGTCTACATCGGCTGTGGCGAGCGTGGCAACGAGATGACCGAGGTCATCGAGGACTTCCCGGAACTGCCCGACCCGCAGACCGGGAACCCGCTGATGGCCCGGACGACGCTCATCGCCAACACGTCGAACATGCCCGTCGCGGCCCGGGAGTCCTGCGTCTACACGGGCATCACCATCGCGGAGTACTACCGCGACATGGGCTACGACGTCGCGCTCATGGCCGACTCCACCTCGCGGTGGGCGGAGGCCATGCGCGAGATCAGTTCGCGCCTGGAGGAGATGCCCGGCGAGGAGGGGTATCCGGCGTACCTCGCCGCGCGGCTCTCCCAGTTCTACGAGCGCGCGGGCTACTTCGACAACATCAACGACACCGAGGGGTCCATCTCCGTGGTCGGGGCCGTCTCGCCGCCCGGCGGCGACTTCTCCGAACCGGTGACCCAGAACACCCTGCGCATCGTGAAGTGCTTCTGGGCGCTGGACGCCGACCTGGCCGAGCGCCGACACTTCCCCTCGATCAACTGGAACGAGTCGTACTCCCTGTACCGCGAACAGCTCGACCCGTGGTTCAAGGAGAACGTCGCCGAGGACTGGCCGGACGTGCGCCAGTGGGCGGTGGACGTGCTCGACGAGGAGGGCGAACTCCAGGAGATCGTCCAGCTCGTCGGCAAGGACGCCCTGCCGGAGGACCAGCAGCTCACCCTCGAGGTCGCGCGGTACATCCGCGAGGCGTGGCTCCAGCAGAACGCGTTCCACGACGTGGACACGTACTGCGAGCCCGACAAGACCTACCTGATCCTCACGACGATCAAGACGTTCAACGACGAGGCCTTCGACGCGCTCGAGGCCGGAGTGCCGGTCGAGGAGATCACGGACATCGAGGCGCTGCCGCGCATCAACCGCATCGGCGTCCAGGAGGACTACGAGGAGTACATGGACGAACTGAAAGACGACATCACCGAACAGCTCCGGGAGCTGTACTAA
- a CDS encoding V-type ATP synthase subunit F: MSQEIAVIGSPDFTTGFRLAGVRKFENVPDEEKDDALDEAVMRTLDDDDVGIVVMHDDDMAHLSREAREAVEGSIEPVLVTLGGGAGSGGLREQIKRAIGIDLMEED; encoded by the coding sequence ATGAGCCAGGAAATCGCCGTCATCGGGAGCCCCGATTTCACGACGGGCTTCCGACTCGCGGGCGTGCGGAAGTTCGAGAACGTACCGGACGAGGAGAAAGACGACGCACTCGACGAGGCCGTCATGCGGACGCTCGACGACGACGACGTCGGCATCGTCGTGATGCACGACGACGACATGGCGCATCTCTCCCGGGAGGCCCGGGAGGCCGTCGAGGGCAGCATCGAACCGGTGCTGGTCACCCTGGGTGGCGGCGCCGGCAGCGGCGGCCTGCGCGAGCAGATCAAGCGAGCCATCGGTATCGACCTGATGGAGGAAGACTAA
- a CDS encoding V-type ATP synthase subunit C, whose amino-acid sequence MSASPGGSNPEYVTTRVRSRRASLFSDDDYRKLIRMGPAEIARFMEESEYEREINALGARHSGVDLIEYALNRNLAKHFNDLLDWADGRLYDLIARYLRKFDAWNVKTVLRGIYSNADREEVETDLIRAGELDDRLLDRLLDAGSIEEVIDLLDRTMFADPLREALEAYEESGVLVPLENAVDRVFYEQLLSELVVDEATETYREFLEAEIDFRNARNALRLARSGADVDPSEYYIEGGRLFSAGELSALASNVDELVATIRESTYGDDLDEALAEFEQADSLIAFERALDAALLEYSEQLGFVHPLSVAPIISYILAKEREVDNIRAIARGREAGLSEDEIEEELVIL is encoded by the coding sequence ATGAGCGCGAGCCCCGGCGGTTCGAATCCGGAGTACGTCACCACCCGCGTTCGGTCGCGCCGAGCGTCGCTGTTCAGCGACGACGACTACCGGAAGCTGATTCGCATGGGGCCGGCGGAGATCGCCCGCTTCATGGAGGAGTCGGAGTACGAGCGCGAGATCAACGCGCTCGGCGCGCGCCACTCGGGGGTCGACCTCATCGAGTACGCGCTCAACCGGAACCTCGCGAAACACTTCAACGACCTGCTGGACTGGGCCGACGGTCGGCTCTACGACCTGATCGCCCGGTACCTGCGGAAGTTCGACGCGTGGAACGTCAAGACGGTGCTCCGGGGCATTTACTCCAACGCCGACCGCGAGGAGGTCGAGACCGACCTCATCCGGGCGGGCGAACTCGACGACCGGCTGCTCGACCGTCTGCTCGACGCGGGCTCCATCGAGGAGGTCATCGACCTCCTCGACCGGACGATGTTCGCGGACCCGCTCCGGGAGGCGCTGGAGGCCTACGAGGAGAGCGGCGTCCTCGTGCCGCTGGAGAACGCGGTCGACCGCGTCTTCTACGAGCAACTGCTTTCGGAACTGGTCGTCGACGAGGCGACCGAGACCTACCGGGAGTTCCTCGAGGCGGAGATCGACTTCCGGAACGCGCGGAACGCGCTCCGGCTGGCCCGGAGCGGGGCCGACGTCGACCCCTCGGAGTATTACATCGAGGGCGGTCGACTGTTCTCCGCGGGCGAGTTGAGCGCGCTGGCGTCGAACGTGGACGAACTCGTCGCGACGATCCGCGAGAGCACGTACGGTGACGACCTCGACGAGGCGCTCGCGGAGTTCGAGCAGGCCGACAGCCTGATCGCGTTCGAGCGGGCGCTCGACGCCGCGTTGCTCGAATACTCGGAGCAGCTCGGCTTCGTCCACCCGCTGTCGGTGGCGCCGATCATCTCCTACATCCTCGCCAAGGAGCGCGAGGTGGACAACATCCGCGCCATCGCCCGCGGCCGCGAGGCCGGGCTGTCCGAGGACGAGATCGAGGAGGAACTGGTGATCCTATGA
- a CDS encoding V-type ATP synthase subunit E yields the protein MSLETVAEDIRDEARARAEEIREEGEERAADIVADAEADAEEILEEREAEVEREIEQQREQAVSSAKLEAKQARLEARRDALEDVREEVEAAIADIDGERRRSLTASLLDAAAAEFDEGESVSVYGRADDEELLEDLTEGYDGFSVAGEYDCLGGVVVESEESRVRVNNTFDSILETVWEDNLKELSDRLFER from the coding sequence ATGAGTTTGGAAACAGTCGCCGAGGACATCCGGGACGAGGCCCGCGCGCGTGCGGAGGAGATCCGCGAGGAGGGCGAGGAACGCGCCGCGGACATCGTCGCGGATGCCGAGGCCGACGCCGAGGAGATCCTCGAGGAGCGCGAGGCCGAGGTCGAGCGCGAGATCGAACAACAGCGCGAGCAGGCCGTCTCCAGCGCGAAACTCGAGGCCAAGCAGGCCCGACTGGAGGCCCGCCGCGACGCACTCGAGGACGTCCGCGAGGAGGTCGAGGCCGCCATCGCCGACATCGATGGCGAGCGCCGACGGTCGCTCACGGCGTCGCTGCTCGACGCGGCCGCCGCGGAGTTCGACGAGGGCGAGTCGGTGTCGGTCTACGGCCGCGCGGACGACGAGGAACTGCTCGAAGACCTGACCGAGGGTTACGACGGCTTCAGCGTCGCCGGGGAGTACGACTGCCTGGGCGGCGTCGTCGTCGAGAGCGAGGAGTCACGGGTCCGCGTGAACAACACCTTCGACTCGATCCTCGAGACGGTCTGGGAGGACAACTTGAAGGAACTGAGTGACCGACTGTTCGAGCGATGA
- a CDS encoding F0F1 ATP synthase subunit C, producing MLEATSQLATVVLQNNATSFPAIPANAAAALAVGLAALGAGYAERGIGAAAVGAVAEDEDMFVRGLIFTVLPETLVILALVTLFLTTGIPWDTADPFLDSVFAAAGN from the coding sequence ATGCTCGAAGCTACTTCACAACTCGCGACGGTCGTACTGCAGAACAACGCCACGTCCTTCCCCGCGATCCCGGCCAACGCCGCCGCGGCGCTCGCGGTCGGTCTGGCCGCGCTCGGTGCGGGGTATGCCGAGCGCGGGATCGGTGCGGCCGCCGTCGGCGCCGTCGCCGAGGACGAGGACATGTTCGTTCGGGGCCTGATTTTCACAGTCCTGCCGGAGACGCTGGTGATCCTGGCGCTGGTTACCCTGTTCCTCACGACGGGGATCCCGTGGGACACGGCCGATCCGTTCCTCGACTCCGTCTTCGCCGCGGCTGGTAACTAA
- a CDS encoding V-type ATP synthase subunit I yields the protein MLRPERMSKVSVTGSKAVMDDVVEAVHDCNLLHVTEYDGSWEGFEPGNPIDGAEEASDKLVTVRSIESILDVDGEDAGPTRIVTEDALEDELEEIRERVNELEDRRDEIRSDLNEVEERLSAVEPFATLGIDLDLLSGYDTLDVVVGEGKADAVERAMADADGVDDVQVFAEDGVVAIFARPVEGADDVITDALVGVDFTALEVPDAEGSPEEYVADLEHRKQQLESKRRTVEDELEEVKLDAAGFLLAAEEKLSIDVQKREAPLSFATTDNAFVAEGWIPTDEYTGFAAAITDAVGDHAEVEELERAEFDSHGGEAHREDVSGSVEGGAAASTSADGGDEEVRADGGGVVMNDDDPPVIQNNPGLVKPFEVLTGAVSRPKYDEFDPTVILFLTFPAFFGFMIGDVGYGVIYTLIGYYLYTNFDSQAFKSMGGVTIFCGAFTILFGILYGEIFGTHQVSYLLWGGHAPLHKGLQPAYLTWAQAWLVISVLAGVMHLNVGWLFDFVENYQLHDVKHAVLESGSWLLMLNGLWVWVFSEHARNSKPGLLYSVWEAFGLGTGGLPPTVGVVGAVLFGLGLVLLIVGEPVEAIEFLNVFVNALSYTRIAAVLLAKAGMAFTVNLLFFGAYVDSEGAYHFIYGSHEGGAMFPGLLHMDPAAVMLPLGILVLVLGHLLVLALGVTSAGLQAVRLEYVEFFGKFYEGGGREYEPFGYERTYTTED from the coding sequence ATGCTCAGACCTGAACGGATGAGCAAAGTGTCGGTGACGGGGTCGAAAGCGGTCATGGACGACGTCGTCGAGGCGGTCCACGACTGCAACCTGCTTCACGTCACCGAGTACGACGGGTCCTGGGAGGGGTTCGAACCGGGGAACCCGATCGACGGCGCCGAGGAGGCCTCCGACAAACTGGTGACCGTCCGCTCCATCGAGAGCATCCTCGACGTCGACGGGGAGGACGCGGGGCCGACCCGGATCGTCACCGAGGACGCCCTCGAGGACGAACTCGAGGAGATCCGCGAGCGCGTCAACGAACTCGAGGACCGACGCGACGAGATCCGGAGCGACCTGAACGAGGTCGAGGAGCGGCTCTCGGCCGTCGAGCCCTTCGCGACGCTCGGCATCGACCTCGACTTGCTCTCGGGATACGACACGCTCGACGTGGTCGTCGGCGAGGGAAAGGCCGACGCCGTCGAGCGCGCGATGGCCGACGCGGACGGCGTCGACGACGTCCAGGTGTTCGCCGAGGACGGCGTCGTCGCCATCTTCGCCCGCCCGGTCGAGGGCGCCGACGACGTGATCACCGACGCCCTGGTGGGCGTCGACTTCACGGCGCTGGAGGTGCCCGACGCCGAGGGCTCCCCCGAGGAGTACGTCGCCGACCTCGAACACCGAAAGCAGCAACTCGAATCGAAGCGCCGGACCGTCGAGGACGAACTCGAGGAGGTGAAACTCGACGCCGCGGGCTTCCTGCTCGCCGCCGAGGAGAAACTCTCCATCGACGTCCAGAAGCGGGAGGCGCCGCTCTCCTTCGCGACGACGGACAACGCCTTCGTCGCCGAGGGGTGGATCCCGACCGACGAGTACACCGGCTTCGCCGCGGCGATCACCGACGCGGTGGGCGACCACGCCGAAGTCGAGGAACTGGAGCGCGCGGAGTTCGACTCCCACGGCGGCGAGGCACACCGCGAGGACGTCTCCGGGAGCGTCGAGGGCGGGGCCGCCGCCTCCACGTCAGCCGACGGCGGTGACGAGGAGGTGCGCGCCGACGGCGGCGGCGTCGTGATGAACGACGACGACCCGCCGGTCATCCAGAACAACCCCGGACTGGTCAAGCCGTTCGAGGTGCTCACCGGCGCGGTGAGCCGCCCGAAGTACGACGAGTTCGACCCGACGGTCATCCTGTTTCTGACCTTCCCGGCCTTCTTCGGGTTCATGATCGGTGACGTCGGCTACGGGGTGATCTACACCCTGATCGGCTACTACCTCTACACCAACTTCGACAGTCAGGCGTTCAAGAGCATGGGCGGGGTGACGATCTTCTGTGGCGCCTTCACGATACTCTTCGGCATCCTCTACGGCGAGATCTTCGGCACCCACCAGGTCTCGTACCTCCTCTGGGGCGGACACGCACCCCTCCACAAGGGCCTCCAGCCGGCCTACCTCACCTGGGCGCAGGCGTGGCTGGTCATCAGCGTCCTGGCCGGCGTCATGCATCTCAACGTCGGCTGGCTGTTCGACTTCGTGGAGAACTACCAGCTTCACGACGTCAAGCACGCGGTCCTCGAGAGCGGGTCGTGGCTCCTGATGCTCAACGGGCTGTGGGTGTGGGTGTTCTCGGAACACGCCCGGAACTCCAAGCCCGGCCTGCTGTACTCGGTGTGGGAGGCCTTCGGGCTCGGGACCGGCGGCTTGCCCCCGACGGTGGGGGTCGTCGGCGCCGTGCTCTTCGGCCTCGGCCTCGTGTTGCTGATCGTCGGCGAACCCGTCGAGGCAATCGAGTTCCTCAACGTGTTCGTGAACGCGCTGTCGTACACACGGATCGCCGCCGTGCTGCTCGCGAAGGCGGGGATGGCCTTCACGGTCAACCTGCTGTTCTTCGGGGCGTACGTCGACAGCGAGGGCGCGTACCACTTCATCTACGGCAGCCACGAGGGCGGCGCGATGTTCCCCGGACTCCTGCACATGGATCCAGCGGCGGTGATGCTCCCGCTCGGAATCCTGGTCCTCGTGCTCGGTCACCTGCTCGTCCTCGCGCTCGGCGTCACGAGCGCCGGCCTGCAGGCCGTGCGTCTCGAGTACGTCGAGTTCTTCGGGAAGTTCTACGAGGGCGGCGGCCGCGAGTACGAACCGTTCGGCTACGAGCGGACGTACACGACCGAGGACTGA
- the ahaH gene encoding ATP synthase archaeal subunit H — translation MPRPEVLERIKEAEAEAEQIVEEAEADREERIAEARERADEIRAEAESEAEEMAEQRLEEAESEIEARAAEIREEGEAAREELIAQAEERMDEAVEFAITQFEEAVHAQT, via the coding sequence ATGCCGAGACCAGAGGTTCTCGAACGGATCAAGGAGGCCGAGGCCGAGGCCGAACAGATCGTCGAGGAGGCCGAGGCGGACCGGGAGGAACGGATCGCCGAGGCGCGGGAGCGGGCCGACGAGATCCGCGCCGAGGCCGAATCGGAGGCCGAGGAGATGGCCGAGCAGCGTCTCGAGGAGGCCGAATCGGAGATCGAGGCCCGGGCGGCCGAGATCCGGGAGGAAGGGGAGGCGGCCCGGGAGGAACTCATCGCCCAGGCGGAAGAACGGATGGACGAGGCGGTCGAATTCGCCATCACACAGTTCGAGGAGGCGGTGCATGCTCAGACCTGA
- a CDS encoding radical SAM protein, whose product MISKGCEQCAKGGKMVLFVYGYCDQRDCFYCPLGENRKNVDTVYANEREVESDEDVLTEARRMDALGTSITGGEPQEALDRTCHYLSLLKEEFGEDHHTHLYTGITGGRENMRRLSAAGLDEIRFHPPLDLWGDLHGTEWEDILHVAREEGLTPAFEIPGIRAEPEFLEFLDEGAAEFCNVNEFEMSDGNYRRMQEKGYDLREGHMSAVESPKEEILDVMGDHDRVYFCTSVFKDAAQHRRRLKRMARQIRREFDEVTDDGTLVYGKTWVTEERLRDLGVPEEFYTVKSDHVELAWWLLEEMVDEGDVGEGEIVEQYPTVDGTVVERTPLA is encoded by the coding sequence ATGATCTCGAAGGGCTGTGAACAGTGCGCCAAGGGCGGGAAGATGGTGCTGTTCGTCTACGGCTACTGCGACCAGCGCGACTGTTTCTACTGCCCGCTCGGGGAGAATCGCAAGAACGTCGATACGGTCTACGCCAACGAGCGCGAGGTCGAGTCCGACGAGGACGTGTTGACCGAAGCGCGCCGGATGGACGCGCTCGGCACCTCCATCACCGGCGGGGAACCGCAGGAGGCGCTGGACCGCACCTGTCACTACCTCTCCCTGCTGAAAGAGGAGTTCGGCGAGGACCACCACACCCACCTCTACACCGGCATCACGGGCGGCCGGGAGAACATGCGCCGCCTCTCGGCGGCGGGGCTGGACGAGATTCGCTTCCACCCGCCGCTCGATCTGTGGGGTGACCTCCACGGCACCGAGTGGGAGGACATCCTCCACGTCGCCCGCGAGGAGGGTCTCACCCCGGCGTTCGAGATTCCCGGGATCCGCGCCGAACCCGAGTTTCTGGAGTTCCTGGACGAGGGCGCAGCCGAGTTCTGTAACGTCAACGAGTTCGAGATGTCCGACGGCAACTACCGGCGGATGCAGGAGAAAGGCTACGACCTCCGCGAGGGACACATGAGCGCCGTCGAGTCGCCGAAAGAGGAGATCCTCGACGTGATGGGGGATCACGACCGGGTCTACTTCTGCACCTCGGTGTTCAAGGACGCCGCCCAGCACCGCCGTCGGCTGAAGCGGATGGCCCGGCAGATCCGGCGGGAGTTCGACGAGGTGACGGACGACGGCACGCTGGTCTACGGCAAGACGTGGGTGACCGAGGAGCGCCTGCGCGACCTGGGCGTCCCCGAGGAGTTCTACACGGTCAAGTCGGACCACGTCGAACTGGCGTGGTGGCTGCTGGAGGAGATGGTCGACGAGGGCGACGTGGGCGAGGGCGAAATCGTCGAGCAGTACCCCACCGTCGACGGGACGGTGGTGGAGCGCACGCCGCTGGCGTGA
- a CDS encoding cysteine hydrolase family protein produces MPYDPDTTAVVVVDMQNGFCHPDGSLYAPPSEAVVDEVSSLVDAAREAGARVVYTRDVHPPEQFDDAHYYDEFERWGEHVVEGSWEARVVDELAGLADHVVEKHTYDAFHGTELDGWLSARGVDDLLVCGTLANVCVLHTAGSAGLRDYRPVLVEDAIGYIEESDHEYAIDHADWLFGETTTVDAVEFLPTC; encoded by the coding sequence ATGCCGTACGATCCAGACACCACGGCGGTGGTCGTCGTCGACATGCAGAACGGCTTCTGTCACCCCGACGGCAGCCTCTACGCGCCGCCGAGCGAGGCGGTCGTCGACGAGGTGTCGTCGCTGGTCGATGCGGCCCGCGAGGCCGGCGCCCGGGTCGTCTACACGCGGGACGTCCACCCGCCCGAGCAGTTCGACGATGCCCACTACTACGACGAGTTCGAGCGCTGGGGCGAACACGTCGTCGAGGGGTCCTGGGAGGCACGGGTCGTCGACGAACTCGCCGGGCTGGCGGATCACGTCGTCGAGAAACACACCTACGACGCGTTCCACGGGACGGAACTCGACGGCTGGCTCTCCGCGCGGGGGGTCGACGACCTGCTCGTCTGTGGCACCCTCGCCAACGTCTGCGTCCTCCACACCGCGGGCAGCGCGGGGCTGCGGGACTACCGACCCGTCCTCGTCGAGGACGCCATCGGCTACATCGAGGAGTCGGACCACGAGTACGCCATCGATCACGCCGACTGGCTGTTCGGCGAGACGACCACCGTCGACGCCGTCGAGTTCCTGCCGACCTGCTGA
- a CDS encoding halocyanin domain-containing protein — MHDPSDWSRREFVVASLAGTGALAGCTARGQPADDTSAAADESSGCLDDWLADANGYEGVIERYAPDQEVTVTVGESLGAGHTDDAFGPAAVRVVPGTTVTWEWSGHGDPANVVAVDGAFDSGEPVGVHGYTFSHTFDETGTYRYVSEPTREAGMVGAVVVADPPSSGYPAVDEWLAGVNVYDGTVVDWRDHSSPLVTVGSAEGESEFTFSPPAVRVSTGTTVRWVWTGGPHAVAFEDVDVESDVHTEPGVRFEHTFAEAGVYRYACAPHHALGAKGAVVVE, encoded by the coding sequence ATGCACGATCCGTCCGATTGGTCCCGGCGCGAGTTCGTGGTCGCCTCCCTCGCCGGCACCGGCGCGCTGGCCGGGTGTACGGCACGAGGGCAACCCGCAGACGACACGTCCGCGGCCGCCGACGAGTCGAGCGGCTGTCTCGACGACTGGCTGGCCGACGCGAACGGCTACGAGGGGGTGATCGAGCGGTACGCGCCCGACCAGGAGGTCACGGTGACCGTCGGCGAGAGCCTCGGCGCGGGTCACACCGACGACGCGTTCGGTCCCGCGGCCGTCCGGGTCGTCCCCGGGACGACGGTCACGTGGGAGTGGAGCGGGCACGGTGACCCCGCCAACGTCGTCGCCGTCGACGGCGCCTTCGACAGCGGGGAGCCCGTCGGCGTCCACGGCTACACGTTCAGCCACACGTTCGACGAGACGGGCACGTACCGCTACGTCTCCGAGCCGACCCGCGAGGCTGGCATGGTCGGCGCCGTCGTCGTCGCCGACCCGCCGTCGAGCGGCTACCCGGCGGTGGACGAGTGGCTCGCGGGCGTGAACGTCTACGACGGCACGGTCGTCGACTGGCGCGACCACTCCTCGCCGCTCGTCACCGTCGGCTCCGCCGAGGGCGAGAGCGAGTTCACGTTCTCGCCGCCGGCGGTCCGGGTGTCGACGGGGACGACCGTCCGCTGGGTGTGGACCGGCGGCCCCCACGCCGTCGCCTTCGAGGACGTCGACGTCGAGAGCGACGTCCACACGGAGCCCGGGGTCCGGTTCGAACACACGTTCGCGGAGGCCGGGGTCTACCGCTACGCCTGTGCCCCCCACCACGCCCTGGGGGCGAAGGGCGCGGTCGTCGTCGAGTAG
- a CDS encoding alanyl-tRNA editing protein: protein MTELRYLPDADGVTEFEATVTGATDDYLVLDGTHFYPGGGGQPPDRGTLSWDGGRAAVVDAEKNHGDVRHYLGDVEGDPPAPGATVTGRIDADRRDRLRRMHTAQHVVSRVVLDDYGAATVGNRISVDGARVDVEPAAFDDADLAAIERRTNAVLDRDLPVEKSERLRGAVEDAVPEGRAQLDLIPGDVDPLRVVEIGDFDLCPCGGTHVDRLGEVGTVRITDRAAKGTDVERIEYDLTP from the coding sequence GTGACCGAACTCCGCTACCTCCCCGACGCCGACGGCGTCACCGAGTTCGAGGCGACCGTGACCGGCGCGACCGACGACTACCTCGTCCTCGACGGGACGCACTTCTACCCCGGCGGCGGCGGGCAACCCCCCGACCGGGGCACGCTCTCGTGGGACGGCGGCCGGGCGGCCGTCGTCGACGCCGAGAAGAACCACGGCGACGTGCGCCACTACCTCGGGGACGTCGAGGGTGATCCCCCGGCGCCGGGGGCGACCGTCACCGGGCGGATCGACGCCGACCGCCGCGACCGACTCCGCCGGATGCACACCGCCCAGCACGTCGTCTCGCGGGTCGTCCTCGACGACTACGGGGCGGCGACGGTGGGGAATCGAATCTCGGTCGACGGCGCCCGCGTCGACGTCGAACCGGCGGCCTTCGACGACGCGGACCTGGCCGCCATCGAGCGCCGGACGAACGCGGTGCTGGACCGGGACCTCCCCGTCGAGAAGTCGGAGCGCCTCCGCGGGGCCGTCGAGGACGCGGTGCCCGAGGGTCGGGCGCAACTCGACCTGATCCCCGGGGACGTCGATCCGCTTCGAGTCGTCGAAATCGGCGACTTCGACCTGTGTCCCTGTGGCGGGACGCACGTCGACCGCCTCGGCGAGGTGGGAACCGTCCGGATCACGGACCGCGCCGCGAAGGGAACGGACGTCGAGCGGATCGAGTACGACCTGACGCCGTGA
- a CDS encoding class I SAM-dependent methyltransferase codes for MGRDDLRERIADQFSYRGERADVWRGFDLVLDTDAFLNLGYSPWYLPHVVGSSQSRLARVVGRRLAAALPETAGVRLLDVGCGRGGPAVHLADRFGFDVVGVDLVSYNVRRAADTAAGRPDAAFVVGDATRLPVRSDALPACTAVDALVYVPEKAAVFAELARVLEPDGVAVCSDLVARSDLDDADRAAVDAFADAWDMPPLPTVDAYRAAVDGAGLTVRSVEDLTANSVGRFRRWTTLYLGLAGAFDGRPLAALLRRFGLDPSAVTEQVRRAHEALPDLRHVVVVAER; via the coding sequence ATGGGACGGGACGACCTCCGCGAACGGATCGCCGACCAGTTCTCCTATCGCGGCGAGCGAGCGGACGTCTGGCGGGGGTTCGATCTGGTGCTCGACACCGACGCCTTTCTCAACCTCGGCTACTCCCCGTGGTACCTGCCCCACGTCGTCGGATCGAGTCAGTCCCGCCTCGCCCGGGTGGTCGGGCGCCGCCTCGCGGCCGCGCTCCCCGAGACGGCGGGGGTCCGCCTCCTCGACGTCGGCTGTGGGCGTGGCGGGCCGGCCGTCCACCTCGCCGACCGCTTCGGCTTCGACGTGGTCGGCGTCGACCTCGTGTCGTACAACGTGCGCCGGGCCGCCGACACCGCCGCGGGACGGCCCGACGCGGCGTTCGTCGTCGGCGACGCCACTCGCCTCCCCGTCCGGTCGGACGCCCTCCCGGCCTGCACGGCGGTCGATGCGCTCGTCTACGTCCCCGAGAAGGCCGCCGTCTTCGCGGAACTGGCGCGCGTCCTCGAACCCGACGGGGTCGCCGTCTGCTCGGATCTGGTCGCCCGGTCCGACCTCGACGACGCCGACCGCGCGGCCGTCGACGCCTTCGCCGACGCGTGGGACATGCCGCCGCTCCCGACCGTCGACGCGTACCGGGCGGCCGTCGACGGGGCGGGGCTCACCGTCCGATCCGTCGAGGACCTCACCGCCAACAGCGTCGGGCGGTTCCGACGGTGGACGACGCTGTATCTGGGGCTGGCGGGGGCGTTCGACGGCCGACCGCTCGCCGCGCTCCTCCGCCGGTTCGGCCTCGATCCGTCGGCCGTCACCGAACAGGTGCGCCGCGCCCACGAGGCGCTCCCGGACCTCCGTCACGTGGTCGTCGTCGCCGAGCGGTAG